The genomic segment CGTATAGTACTCAGGGACGTCAATTTCCCCTTTTTTAAATATGGGAGTTATAATAGCCCTTTTTAGAACTGAGGGAAATGTATTCTcttgaaaacattgatttattAGGTGTATAAGAGTTTTTGatggtattattattttatatagccTTTTTTGAGATAAAAACCTAAGAATTTGCCCCCTGTGATCCGAAAATCCTACATCGATTACCTCAGTTGAGTAGAGCGTAATTCCAGAATGGAAAAGGCATTGACAATGCAGTCATTGCCTCTAGTTAGAGTATATATAATTTTAACCAGATTGAAATTCTCAAAAACATCTTGGAGCTTAAGGGCAGATGTATTTTCAGTGAGAAAGTCAACATTGAAATCCCCAGCAACAGGGATTTACTTGAATGGGTAAGTGTGCTTAGTACTCCTTCCATGGATTCTGAAAAGGTCTCAAAATGACCAGAGGGGCTGTGGTATATAGCTATCATAATTAGGTTTAAATCTTAAGACATACACAATAATATTCATTacaaaaatcaattaaaaataagTCATTACGTAACATTAAAACAAATAGACCTTTTTACATATTTAGCAGTACCTCCTTCGCGATTCTGAGACCTGGCTGTAAAGCAAGCCAGTTGGTAACCTTTAATTAAGACTATCAtgggaaaataccatggacagaaagagtaacaaatcaagatgttcagctgaagatggggaaggaatgcgaattcataaaaaccatacaaacgaaaaaactggaatatctgggccacataataagaggagaaaagtactctctgcttagactcttaatccaaggaaaaatctcgggaaagagaaatgtgggacgtaggaggatttcctggttgcgaaatttaagggagtggtatgagtgcagttcaatacagttgttcagagctgcagccaacaaggtaaagattgctgtgattgtagccaacctccgataggagacggtactgcaagaagaagaattgacactGTTTGGATTTCGTCCTCTGTTAACCAGTGTTCAGTAATACAGAGGATGTCCACATTTATGTATAGTGCATGCCTCTAATACACCCATTTTGCTTCTGAGTATGTTTAAGTGGAAAACAGTTAGATCCACTTTTTTGGCAGTTTTCGAGGATACCAGTTCTGAGGACTTCACTTTGAAGGTCGAATCCCATTGTTCAGTTGGTGTTGAAGATTCCGAAAAAATTTAAATCTTTGTATTGAAAAGTGGGGGGCATGGTCCACAGGAAAAGAAGTAGAGCAAGATCTCCAACTACAATCAATAAAGATAGCGGAAAAACGAGACAAATGGAAACTGACAGTACAATAGATTTCACAAAATCACAATGCTTGAAAACAAACTAATGACTAGGAACAAGTAAGATGAATTTTTACTTGAAGATGAGGAATTAGATAAAACGAGAAGTTTATTAAGCTAGAAATGGAAATAAGGTTGTGTTAACTGAGTATATGTTTGTTCTGTATAGAAGTTTTTCCTTTATACATTTATGCTTAAAAGAATTATTTTATTTGACTTTAGAAAAACAATTCATGGCAATATTATTTGCATAACAAATTTTATGACTATTAGGATAAAACAAAACTAACTAAAAAGACATTAAagttattttatctttatttattgttCACTGTAATAAAACCACATACATTCATAAAAATCTCAAACTGTACACTTAGTCCTCATTTTTCAATTATATCTTTGGTCTCAACATTTCTGGATTGTTGTAGCTCATCAATATCAGGTTTTGCCAACTGCTGGACTTCAGTACtattttccagatctttattagCTTCATTAATTTGGTCAACTTCTTTAGATAACTCAACTAATGGAAGTGACTCCTCTTTTACAGGTGATTCTTCTGTTTGAAGTGTTGTGTCAGGAACATCATCTGTAATAGGTTTTAAGACAAACATATAGACGGAAAATAAACCTTTAGGAAAGTTGTGTTGCTTGGACTGCCTATAACAAGTCAAGTCTGCTTTTTGAAATAACTGATGGAAGAGATACATTGGTCTGGTAACTGAAGAATCTTGCTCGTCTTTTTCTATATCATCTGTAGAGGTTATGTTTTCTTTTAAAACTATCACACCGTTTTTCTTTAAACccttgctaaaaattaaatagttATGTACCTATACTTGATTTGGAAATATATTATTACACAGTTTTTATGGCAGAAGACTACAACAGTCTTTATACAGGGCTTTTCAAAGCAGGAATGTAAATGTCAATACTATCTTATCTAAGTTTCTtacaagaatttataaatatattattactcAGACAAAATTCTGCAAATGCACTTTTCTTCTAACTGTTTATTTTACAATATCATCTAGTTGTGCTTTTAACAATATTTGTTGATATTTTCAGTGCTGTGATGTTGTTGAAAACTTAGAAACAATACTCCAAAGATTACTAGTGTAATTTTGAAAATCAACATAAATAATCCTTTCTAACAGTGGCGGTTGGTATATAAGTGCTGCGGAGCTGCAGAACCACCAAaataatccaaacaaaattactttgaaaattaaataaaaaatatcactacttataaaatttaaattcatttagaTGGTTTTCGTGCATGGCCGCCTTTATTTTAATCTGTCGTCCGTCGACTCTCATGGCGACAGCAAGTCCCACTTATTTGACCGGACCGGTGCTACTCCGAGCTGTGAACTGTTAAAGATATCCCCGATAACACCCACTCAACCCCTCGCCGACACTTTTCAGGCGACGACTGAAAGCAATATTTGAGCTGCATTTGTCGCAGTTCGAACTAGTGTGTACAAACCTacgtttattgtaattttaaataatcggTGATCGCGACGCGACGACTGTTAAAATAAGTTGTCCTGCACGTAATTCGGTATTTATATTAAGTATATGAGAATAAAAGTGCTGTTCAGGATGGATGTTATTTATAATTTGATTAATGTTAAGagattctttaaatattcttatgacgaaaaactagaattaaaatgCAAAGGACGACCTTTGCCGGATATTAAAATCGTAAAAGAAGGATCAAGCCGAGGGAAAAATTACAAACGACAATttaattgcgatatttatacGAGAAATAGTTGGATATGTGGCTGCAACAGAAAAAACGCTCTTTTCTGTTTTCCTTGTGTACTCTTTGGAGGTGATAAGTCATGGACGCAAGTTGGTGTAACAGACTTAGTACATTtaagtgataaaataaaaaagcacgaaACTTCTAAGCATCATTTGCACAATCAAATGGAATATGCTTTATTAGGCTCCGTGAATATTAAAGAACAGTTAGATTCTGCatcagttaacgaatttgtatacctggaaacgctcgtcaatactgaaaatgacactaccgcagagataaaccgcagaatttgcacggctaatagatgctattttgggcttaatctcctttttaaatctacagttatatcaagaaatacaaaagtaaaactctacaaaacaataatacgcccagtcctaacatatggttcagaaacctggactttaacaaaaagcaatgaaaacatgttaggatgtttcgaaagaaaaatactaaggcgcatctatggagcggtaaatgaaaatggtgtctggagaagacgatacaacttcgaactctataggatataccaggaaccagatatcgtaaaacacataaagataggacgtctgaggtgggtaggccatgtaatgcggatggagcaaaccgacccagctagaaaaacgctccttgatagacctattggtcaaagaagaagaggaagacccagaacaagattcctagataacatcgatgaagacatgagaaatatggaaacacgtgcttggcggaggaaggcgatggataggaacgactggagaaaaattcttggggaggctaggacccacacagggttgtaaagccaaaatgatgatgatgatagattCTGCATACtggataaatattcaaaaattcaatgaagctgtaacaaaaaataggtaTGTTCTCTCAAAAATTATAGACTGCATAAAATATTGTAGTGTTTTCGAATTGGCGCTTCGGGGACACGACGAGACACAAACATCCGACAATCCTGGAATTTTTCGCGGCCTTATAAATTTTACTGCTGAATTGGATAAAACTTTAGCACAACTCTTGGAAGAATCGACGGTTTTTAAGGGCATTTctaaagaaattcaaaataatattttggactGCATGTTGGAATTATGCCAGGATACAATTTTGGAGGAAATTCGGGAATCTCCATATCTAGCTGTCATGGCCGACGAGACTACAGACATTTCAGCAAAATCACAAATGGTTGTAGTATTTAGATATTGTCGAAATGGAGCACCGGTAGAACGATTTTGGACATATTTGGTACCTTCAAAATTAAATGCAGATACTTTAAGCAAAAACATTTTCAGTGTTTTGGATCCTATCCTGGAAAACTCAAATAATAAACTAATTGCTCAGAGTTATGATGGGGCAGCGGTCATGTGTGGACAGCACGCAGGAGTTCAAGccagaatcaaagaaaaatatccatTTGCTCATTTTGTACACTGTTACGCGcatcaattaaatttaataatgtctaAGGCTTGTTCCGAAAACTCTCAAGTTAgacttttttttggaaatttaaatgaaatccctaccttttttaaaaattcgccACAACCAGTGGCAGTTTTAGATAAAATCGTCCAAAAGAAAATTCCTCATGGCGCTCCAACTCGCTGGAACTTCAATATTCGAACTGTTAATGTTGTGTTTGAACATCGATCTTCTTTTATCGAATGTatggaagaaatagaagaatcgTTTGATAAGGCAGCTGTCTGTAGTTCAGCGTCTTCCATTCGAAGAATACTAGtggatcaaaattttgttttttggttaacATTTTTCCATCGCATAATGCCACAAGTAGACGTTTTGTATAATGCCCTTCAAAAGACTAAAACGGATCCtttggaaatcaataaaaaggtgACAGATTTCGAAAGATACATGAATTCAGTTAGAAATTCAATAGATGATACCATTGACCAAGGTTCTAGTTTATGCGTTGAACCATTACCAACTAAAAGGTTATGGAAGGATAACAGTCCAGTAGGTCATCGGAGAGCATCTATCGAAGTTTGTGATATAATCATAAATTGTGCAAATGATAGATTTGCTTTTAAAAATCACCTACTTGCAACTTCATTGCTTTATCCtgagcaatttgataattattgtgATAATTTCCCAGATGATAATTTAAGCCTGACTTGCGCGTCATATCCAAATTTAGATAGGGAGCGCTTGAAGACTGAATTAtctgttatttattttagaaGAGACTGTAGAGACATTAATGGGGcaataccttttttaaaatttttaattgaaaataatttaacagaGCCTTTTCAAGAAACTGTAAAACTGCTTCAAATTCTAATTACAGTGCCCATGAGTACGGCAGAAGCTGAAAGGTGCTTTTCGAGTTTAAAACGGATTAAAACATTCTTGAGAAATTCCATGACTGAAGACCGACTTGTAGCATTAACCATGTTGTCAGTAGAAAAAacacttataaaagaaataccaaactttAATGAAAAAGTTATAGACAAGTTTGCTTTAAAAAAAATCGACGAATCGagcttatttataaaaaaaataatatatttggctCTGTGTGTAGTTAGTTCGTAAGACCCTATAATGCAATTATTGTTGTGGCGATTTTGTTGGTAGTGTTTTTTCGTTTGCATTCCTTAGTTTCACGTATTTATCGATAAAATTCTACTAAAAacataaactataaaacaattactagTGTGCCATAATGTACCATtgctatttttgatataattggATTTATCTTCAATTTGAAAAGAAGAAAATCGGTaagttctttatttttttttaatagatatatagTGAATAAATATATGGTGTAAAATATCAAACTAAAAGCCTCGTTGTAAAATACAACgattaaaagatattgaattaaaaaaaaccaaaaaatactgcAGAACTACCAAATTTTTGAGTCACCAGCCGCCACTGCTTTTTAATTATCTCTAAAGAGATTATTCTATAGAAATCTTAGATAATCCTTTCTAGAAAACTTAGGTGCTTCTTAGTGATATTATATAACTAAACAGATTACATACTACATACATGATTTATTAAAATGACTGCAATGTTGAGACAAGAAaacttcaaataattttgaaattcttcATCATTGGTTTATGACATTACATTGAGGATTGTCAGTTGTGTCATAAAAAACTGTGAAATCAATCATTTTCAAAGGGTGCATAAAAAGAAACATAAAATTCACCTGCAAGATTTTAAAAACTTGACTAGATCTTTATTTGTTAAATGTCCTATAACCCACTGAATCCAGATAACATCATACTTGTTGGGCTCCGGCTCAAAGTTTTGTAATCCTACAGAATAGCAGTTGGGTACTTTTGCTATCTTTGGTCCTAAATACTTTTTTGCTTGTTCTAGAAAAGCTGCATTTTGTTCTACCATGTCCACTTTATCAAACATCTCGGTCAATAAGAATTTTGAGATCCTCCCGATACCGGCTCCACAATCTATGGCATACTCTCTACCTGGAGGATCTTTAGAATTAAATAGTTGCTTTAACAACATTTTGGAACCTTTAATGTCTGTTTGGGAGATATATCCGAAGCCTCCGAGCATACCGTCCAGTGTAGCTGGAATTTCTGACCAATAATTAACGGCATTGTTATAGAATATTTCTTCTGTATTTTCTAAAAATTCAAAActcattttaaaacttaaaatgtgAATAATTCAATgtgtatatgtatttatttacgGTAGAAAGTGACATTTGTTTTGTAGGTTAACTTAACTTAAAgttgctattttcttctttttttttaatagttttttatgCCCATTAGCTTTTGACCATCCTTATCTCagattttctatttattttataaaatataaactatttattttaatcAAGTTTATTAGGCTTGTTATTATTCCagaaaaccaatattttctttatttctgcTAATGCACATTCTAGTTCAGTGTCTGAAAGACATAGTACATAGTATTTGCTGAAAGCTTTACAGAATAGACTATTTTGTCTACTGTGACACTGACACATCAGCTGAATATAAAAGTTGTCTATACTGTGATAAaatcatataaaattttataacctCATTTGTTGGATATCCAAAAGTTTGTAAAAGATGTGGGCAGATACTCTTTTAATAGTATTTATTTCTGTATGCACAGCATTCTTAGGTGAAGGTTTAACATGGGTGATGGTATACCGCaccgaaaaatatcaaaaattaaagaCTGAAGTTGAAAAGCAAAGTAAAAAATGTAAGTACTTTATCCCAATATCTTTGGTTGGTGTTCACTAATATTTCTTGCTCTTATAGTAGAAAAACGAAAAGAAATTCATGGAGATTCGTTAGATAAACAGCATAAGAAGAAAATAGAACGTGAAGAAGAAAggcttaaaaataataacagaGATTTATCTTTTGTGAAAATGAAATCTATGTTTGCAATAGGTTTTGCGTTTACAGCTCTATTAAGCATGTTCAATAGCATGTAAGTATAGATGTCTACTATCTTGTAGCATATTAGTAAAACCTAAATAATTTTAAACCATACATTGTCTCCCTTTTTAGATTTGATGGAAGAGTAGTGGCTAGATTACCTTTCTTACCCTTGACATGGATTCAAGGGTTGAGTCACAGGAATCTTCCTGGAGAAGATTACTATGATTGTTCATTTATCTTCCTTTATATTTTATGCACCATGTCCATCAGACAGAATATTCAAAAGTTGCTTGGATTTGCACCTTCCAGAGCAGCTTCCAAACAAGGAAACAGCCTATTTGGACCTACTCCAGGACAATTTAAATAGGATATGTGGTAATTGTTTACTGTCTCCACTACTGaggaaaaatgaatattttttaccACAATGCCATATTTAACTTAGATACCTTTAAAGGAACTCGACTTTATCACAAATTCTTCTAGTATATTTTTATCCCTTCCAGGACATTTGATATTTGAATATAATGATTTTCTTAATTTAAATGTTATGCCTTTGTAGATAATGGTAAGTTTACTGTATGATATTATTGGAAAGAGTTTCTAATTTATTAGTAGAGGAAGCATCATAATAATACATTTTAGCCATTTAGCAAAAAGACATTGGTTCATAGGcaataaaaatatcattttacTTTGTTAGAATGGAAAgtaaacagttacaaaataaaatgttgacTCATTTGTtaaattgtgaaatttgtttattatttattagctTTTTATTTAGTATAATAACATATCCAGTACAATAATGTAATTGAAAGACATTCAATAAAGACTATTGTAATACTACTGttgtgtttttataaaatatcacgTAAGAACTTTGAAAAGGGTTAGTTTGTcatcctctctctctctctccaatggtagtacagcccaaatcgagccttaacctcttccaaactatgcctccCAACCTGCTGGTTTTGCACTGATCTTCACGTTCTCACATATAACAAATTTTGCTCATCAAATGTCCCTTCAACCTCCCAATTTTTctgtggccttccttttggtctgaTACCCTGCATTTTATTATGTAGGACTTCTTTCAACCTTCATTATACATGACCAGGCCATTAAAATCTCTGAAGTTTAACAAATTTTGAGATTAATGCCTCTCTGAACACCTGATAATATTtgtggttatacctggatctccatattctgTTTTCGTTTTACCCAACTGAGTTGATCATGTGATTATTACCTGTAGTGGTCTCTTTATTTCGAAAGTCTCTAATTTTTAGGGtgtatcaaaatattttaaaaatatctttacaTTTTTTGGGCAAAATATAgattaaacgaaataaaaaagtCTGTGTGTCTTTGggaaatatttatttacataaaattacAATATTAACCTATGTATGgcacaataaatatataaattacttCTAGGTAAGTACaaatcaataaataatattaacattaGCAAATAATATATAAAGCGTTATCAAATTACAACTTAATTATTCTTTGGGGCTCACTGAGATTACAACAGTTATACATACCAAAAAAAATGAACAGACTTACCTATTATGACAATTATCAAATTTGGGCCAAAATAGTCATATACAAGTATATAACAACAGTGGAAAAGGGGTGCAAGAACTATAATACTGATTCTTTTAATGTGAGCCATGGACactaaacaaaacagaattaacTTTTTAACAAACTGTCAAATATGTAAAACTACAGGTCTTGTGAGATAAGATATCAacgatataaatttttataatattacatCACAGATGCCTCTCAAAGTTCTCAGTAATTCAAGGAAGAAACCAAAACTAACTATGGCTGGTGTCTGATTATGTATAAAGTGATTGGAGCATAAGAGCCAGAGAAAAATGTGCATGTCCCACTTTAAATATACTGATGATATATCAATTATATCTTCAAGACAAAAGGAACTAGACCTTCATATTGAGAAAATTAATAACCATTAGTAATACATATTATCATTAATTCATGACTATATTATAGAGTGAAATCTGAAAAATAGTGACAAAACTTTGATTAGGGCTTTGAATTAATACTTTCGAGAGCATACATCAATAAAACCTCAGAATACCATGAATATTCTGTGCGATAGAAAGACTGAATCAGAGAGCAATATAAAACTTAATGATAACTTAACAAAAGGTTAGGTTACATAAAGAAAATTACCACCAAGAATCAATAACTGAACGGAAGTTTCAAAAAGAgttaaactaaaacaaaaaattgaacatatttaaaaaatggacaataaatacaacaatttctaatttttaaaaagcagtatctgaaaattttagaagaaataGCATAATTAGATCCATATAAGTAGTAACAATCCAAAAAAGAAAGACTAAGTAAAGGTGCTTAGAAAATGATTGTGTATTGGTAACCCTATAAATCACCTGAATGAGCTAATCAAATTCAAATCACGTATGCATAACGTCAAACAAGTTATTTTCACTAATATATGCCTTATCATAATTCATCATCAAACTGGTGAATGTTATGCAAATGGTCACCATAATATGTAGCTTCACTTCCTACAAATATGTCATGGTGTGCTAGTATTTCTGAAAAGCTTAGTACGCCATCATGAGTGTCATCAGAAGAGGCGAATAAGTGGTCTACTTCTTCATCTGCAATTTCACTGAAAAGAATTAATAATTTACAGTATTTCTGCTCATAATGTAGCAAGTAGTCTATAATGTAATTACCAACTACCATTATTTTTACTAATTCACCAACAGTTTTTAAAGAAAATCAACCTGAATCAATTAAAACAAAGGTTTAAATGTTTATTATTGAAATATTATAATCTCTAtagattaattaatttttatccaGTAAGAAGGAGGTAACAGTTTAGAAAACTATTTCAGTGAAAAGTTATATTAAAACAATATATCTTGTACCTGAGGTCTGCTTAGAAACCCAATAAACACAATGTAAAATGATACTTACTCGTTACTAGGGACTACCCAAGACAAAATTTCATTGCCAGTCAACTTTCCATCACCATTAGAATCAAAAGAGTCAAATTTAGACTTTTCAGTCAGTAAATCTTCTTTGCTCATATGTGTACCCCTTTCTCCCACAAATTCTTGAAAAATAAGACCATTATCTCCATCTGTATCTTTTTCTTTCAGCGTTTGTTCTAATATAAGTGGAAGCATACTGGGATATTCTTCTGGATGGGAAAATGGAGCCCACTCTTTTTCATCCAGAACACCATCATTGTTCACATCTGCTGCCTTCCACATTGCTCTATCTGATTCAATAAGCTAGAAATATAAGCTATATAAACTACACAGAATAAAATCGACACTGAAACATAAGTTAGacactaaataaataaaaaatactgttATTTATTGCCCATTGTGTACACTTATTACTATACTaagtaaataaatacttttatagATCTGATTTAAGATATTTTATCCATTTTTCTGTCTGTCTTTATTCTGTGGTCgaccaatatatatttttatacttattaACGCTCTATTTCCCTCTAGCAGCCTTAATTTCAAAAACTTTCAAGCTTCTTCCACAACCTTAAGTCATTTCAGTACTTTAttataaatatactttttaacagtactaattttattttatttaaaacaggaAACAGCAAGTTATTAAGAGAAAACTAACAACTTACATGTTCATTTTCTCCACCAATGTCAATATTATTTTCAGAACTATCTAGCCCATAAGTATCTGCCAAATATTCTTCCCAAGTGACTTGTCCATCATTATTTTCATCGGCATCTTCCAATCTATCTTTAGCCTCCTCCTCTGATAGCATACTAAAAAGTACTCTCCATTATTATAATAATTCAAATAGTTGTTTATAATGTCTTCAAAACTTCTATATTCTAGAAATAGCTTACCTAAACGAACGAATGATCCAGGCTTTTAACTCATGTCTTTCAATCTGACTATCATTATTAAGGTCCATCTTTTTAAGAAGTATTGCTAAACGTCTTTTGGCCTCTTCTGGAGGCAGTTGGTCATACATTTCCGCTTCCTTGTGGCTTCCCAAAATAGCTTCGTGATCAAATTCATTGTAATGTTCACCTTCTTCAGAAAAGTGACCGTGGTTCCGGGGGCTGTAAGCCCCATCTGATTCTCTTTCTTTATGAATCTCGTTTGTATGACTGTGCATTACACCTGCGTTGATTGTGTTTGCAAATATAAGAAATAGGTAAAACAATACACGAAACATTTTGGGGTTCTTGTATATTTCTTaccatatatttaaatattttaaactaatctaaattttttatcaaacgtcaAGCAGATGTCATAACAAATAAACGTCATATTCTACTATGGTCATATTCTTCTTCTATATAGGCAACATTTTTTAATGTGGAATGTGCACATTAAATTTAATTACTACGAATATgtcaagaaatttttttttaatttatgtattcAAAAAttcttataattaattattattttcattttattttttttttattttataactctATAAATAGGatttttcattttaattcttGAACTTAGTATTTTCAACTGGTCAACAGCTGATACGTCAAAAAGTTTCAAGGACAAATAAgttcaaatggaataattaaaaaaatataaattattttttctttttgataaaGAAAGTTGTTTACCTTTGAGTTCGATAAGGCGTGCCGAACTCGAAATAACAACTACAATTACTGTTCTAATtaaaatatgattttgtcaaagcCTAGATTGGTAAGCTATCAGATTGTTTTTaagagtaaaatttttttttggtacaaaaatttccttaatatttaaaatagacagcatatttttcaattaaattatgaaaaatttgTAAGAAAATCATAAGTAAATGTTGTAAAATCATTTTGTAAAGAACAATATGTTTTCTTTTATCAATGTACTGGATTGTATAATGTAGGATTTTTTTGAGTGGCCGGTTATTCTGGGATACCTATAGAAATTTAGTTATGAAAgataaaaagtgtaaaaatatataatttgctAAATTAATTacattaactattttaataggTTTGAAAGTGAAAGTTAATACAGTTGAAAAAGTTATCATAGCAATATGTCTTAAGTAATAAATTTCTAATAAATTTACGGAATAGTCtgttttctactatttttatttatttggctGAACAAACAAGTTAAAGggtacataaacaaataaaatttaaaatttctttaagtaCACCAGCTGAAAACCATCATTAATAATCTAAATGTTTTTGTTAGCTTTTGGAACAAAGAACATTACAAGCTGTATCATACCTAGTAAACCATAGTGCAGCTATGTCAACAGCAGctacaaaaaaattgtttgaaaacAATTTACAATTGCCTTCACTTCCAGTACCTACATTAAATCAGACTATTGAAAAGTATGTTAAGACTGTAACTCCATTTTTAAATGAAGCGGAATTGGCCAATACAAAGAAATTGTTAACAGAGTTTGGTTCTGATAATGGTaagtaaagaaaaattacattagttgagtaaaaaaagagaaaaattaaataacttattagCTAGTCCATACTATAGTTGTTATGTTGTTTAAGGAGATATTTTAAATAAGACCAGTGGAAGCTTACAGAACAATATTTTTTCATGATTAATTCACATTActcttaaaaattgtttttttttcttttggtaaTTCTTCAGAAAATTTGTTAGgattttggatttatttttattataaatgtgACAGGTATTGGAAAGAAACTACAACACCTGCTGGTTGAGAGGGCTAAATCTCAAGAAAATTGGTTAGAGGAATGGTGGTTGAATACCGC from the Diabrotica undecimpunctata isolate CICGRU chromosome 1, icDiaUnde3, whole genome shotgun sequence genome contains:
- the LOC140432908 gene encoding calcium load-activated calcium channel, producing MWADTLLIVFISVCTAFLGEGLTWVMVYRTEKYQKLKTEVEKQSKKLEKRKEIHGDSLDKQHKKKIEREEERLKNNNRDLSFVKMKSMFAIGFAFTALLSMFNSIFDGRVVARLPFLPLTWIQGLSHRNLPGEDYYDCSFIFLYILCTMSIRQNIQKLLGFAPSRAASKQGNSLFGPTPGQFK
- the LOC140432907 gene encoding reticulocalbin-2-like; this encodes MFRVLFYLFLIFANTINAGVMHSHTNEIHKERESDGAYSPRNHGHFSEEGEHYNEFDHEAILGSHKEAEMYDQLPPEEAKRRLAILLKKMDLNNDSQIERHELKAWIIRSFSMLSEEEAKDRLEDADENNDGQVTWEEYLADTYGLDSSENNIDIGGENEHLIESDRAMWKAADVNNDGVLDEKEWAPFSHPEEYPSMLPLILEQTLKEKDTDGDNGLIFQEFVGERGTHMSKEDLLTEKSKFDSFDSNGDGKLTGNEILSWVVPSNDEIADEEVDHLFASSDDTHDGVLSFSEILAHHDIFVGSEATYYGDHLHNIHQFDDEL
- the Ntmt gene encoding N-terminal Xaa-Pro-Lys N-methyltransferase 1; the encoded protein is MSFEFLENTEEIFYNNAVNYWSEIPATLDGMLGGFGYISQTDIKGSKMLLKQLFNSKDPPGREYAIDCGAGIGRISKFLLTEMFDKVDMVEQNAAFLEQAKKYLGPKIAKVPNCYSVGLQNFEPEPNKYDVIWIQWVIGHLTNKDLVKFLKSCSKGLKKNGVIVLKENITSTDDIEKDEQDSSVTRPMYLFHQLFQKADLTCYRQSKQHNFPKGLFSVYMFVLKPITDDVPDTTLQTEESPVKEESLPLVELSKEVDQINEANKDLENSTEVQQLAKPDIDELQQSRNVETKDIIEK